From Acidimicrobiia bacterium, the proteins below share one genomic window:
- a CDS encoding SDR family NAD(P)-dependent oxidoreductase — MVFRGRVAVVTGASSGIGAAIATDLAGRGARVVAVARRAERLAEVVETCRVSSPDSIAQPADVSSRPACDEIIAATEARFGRVDILVNNAGISIHKNAARTSVEEIERLMAVNFFAPVYLSMAALPGMLERRD, encoded by the coding sequence ATGGTGTTCAGGGGCCGCGTTGCCGTCGTGACGGGTGCCTCCTCGGGTATCGGTGCTGCCATCGCTACCGACCTGGCTGGCCGCGGCGCCCGTGTCGTGGCAGTCGCCCGTCGGGCTGAGCGGCTCGCCGAGGTCGTTGAGACGTGCCGAGTGTCCTCGCCCGATTCGATCGCCCAGCCTGCGGACGTGTCTTCGCGGCCTGCGTGCGACGAGATCATCGCCGCGACCGAGGCCCGCTTCGGCCGGGTCGACATCCTGGTCAACAACGCCGGCATCAGCATTCACAAGAATGCGGCCCGGACCTCGGTCGAGGAGATCGAGCGGCTCATGGCGGTGAACTTCTTCGCGCCCGTGTATCTCTCGATGGCAGCGCTGCCGGGGATGCTCGAGCGGAGGGAC